A section of the Oncorhynchus gorbuscha isolate QuinsamMale2020 ecotype Even-year linkage group LG06, OgorEven_v1.0, whole genome shotgun sequence genome encodes:
- the LOC124037748 gene encoding serine/threonine-protein kinase PAK 2-like — protein MCDNGDPEDKPPAPPVRMSSTIFSTGSSKDPLSANHSSKPLPSVPEERKPRNKIISIFSGAEKGGRKKDRDKERPEISPPSDFEHTIHVGFDAVTGEFTGMPEQWARLLQTSNITKSEQKKNPQAVLDVLKFYDSTGNGRQKYLSFSSEKDGFPAGPHSPVKKGTEPSSISIKDIDDDDDDDDDDEAPPPIVAPRPEYTKSVYTRSVIDPIPAPATCPDGDAASKALDRQKKKGKMSDEEIMDKLRTIVSIGDPRKKYTRYEKIGQGASGTVFTAIDVATGQEVAIKQINLQKQPKKELIINEIMVMKELKNPNIVNYVDSFLVGEELYVVMEYLAGGSLTDVVTETCMDEAQIAAVCRECLQALEFLHANQVIHRDIKSDNVLLGMDGSVKLTDFGFCAQITPEQSKRSTMVGTPYWMAPEVVTRKAYGPKVDIWSLGIMAIEMVEGEPPYLNENPLRALYLIATNGTPELQNPEKLSPIFRDFLNLCLEMDVEKRGGGKELLQHPFLKLAKPLSSLTPLILAAKEAMKGNR, from the exons ATGTGTGATAACGGGGATCCAGAGGACAAGCCCCCAGCCCCCCCAGTCAGGATGAGCAGCACCATCTTCAGCACCGGCTCCAGCAAGGACCCGCTCTCAGCCAATCACAGCTCTAAGCCCCTGCCCTCGGTTCCGGAAGAAAGGAAACCCCGCAACAAGATAATCTCAATTTTCTCAGGAGCAGAGAAAG GTGGTAGAAAGAAAGACCGGGACAAAGAACGACCAGAGatctctcctccttcagactTTGAACACACTATCCACGTTGGCTTTGATGCTGTCACTGGGGAGTTCACT GGCATGCCAGAGCAATGGGCACGGCTCCTCCAGACGTCAAACATCACAAAATCAGAGCAGAAAAAGAACCCCCAGGCTGTTCTCGACGTGCTCAAATTCTATGATTCTACAGGCAACGGCCGCCAGAAATACCTCAGTTTCTCCTCTG AAAAGGATGGTTTCCCTGCAGGACCCCACTCT CCGGTCAAAAAGGGCACGGAACCCTCATCGATCAGTATCAAGgacattgatgatgatgatgatgatgatgatgatgatgaagctCCCCCACCCATTGTGGCACCACGTCCAGAATACACTAAGAGT GTTTACACTCGCTCCGTCATTgaccccatccctgctccagccACGTGTCCAGATGGAGACGCAGCCTCCAAGGCTCTAGACAGACAGAAGAAGAAGGGCAAGATGTCAGACGAGGAGATCATGGACAAACTGC GAACTATTGTCAGCATTGGAGATCCCAGAAAAAAGTACACAAGATATGAAAAAATTGGACAGGG GGCTTCAGGGACAGTGTTCACAGCCATTGACGTCGCCACTGGACAGGAG GTGGCCATTAAACAGATCAACCTACAGAAGCAGCCCAAGAAGGAGCTGATAATCAATGAGATTATGGTGATGAAAGAGTTAAAGAATCCGAACATTGTCAACTATGTAGACAG tttCCTGGTGGGAGAGGAGCTCTATGTGGTGATGGAGTATTTGGCTGGTGGTTCACTGACTGATGTGGTGACAGAGACCTGCATGGACGAGGCTCAGATAGCTGCTGTCTGCAGAGAG TGTTTACAAGCACTGGAGTTCCTTCATGCGAACCAGGTCATCCATCGTGACATCAAGAGTGACAACGTGCTACTGGGAATGGATGGCTCTGTCAAGCTCA CCGATTTTGGTTTCTGCGCCCAGATCACTCCAGAGCAGAGCAAGCGCAGCACCATGGTGGGTACGCCTTACTGGATGGCTCCTGAGGTGGTGACCCGGAAAGCCTATGGGCCTAAGGTTGATATCTGGTCACTGGGCATCATGGCAATTGAGATGGTCGAGGGGGAGCCTCCATACCTCAATGAGAACCCGCTAAGA gcaCTGTACCTGATTGCCACAAATGGGACTCCAGAACTTCAGAACCCAGAGAAACTGTCTCCCATATTCAGAGACTTCCTTAACCTCTGCCTGGAAATGGAtgtggagaagagaggtgggggcaAAGAGCTGCTGCAG CATCCCTTCCTGAAGCTGGCAAAACCCCTGTCTAGTCTTACACCTCTAATCTTGGCTGCTAAGGAGGCCATGAAAGGCAACCGTTAA